In a single window of the Gemmatimonadota bacterium genome:
- a CDS encoding sialidase family protein, producing MAAKPSFRKPAPEGVVEQTGIGTGTGNGMVVLDDGSLMMVVGSRCHISTDGGQTWGESRPLNCEAMGSSSNLSCIKLQSGKLALAHRGKEEEGWGTEMFNWNPFYLSVSEDDGQTWAGAWPMDLLGGPYHDAMIQLSSGRLLMPSRICHSNRRHPGLEYERVSSYGIWKGLRLQVSGHYHYPEVDIAAVSYSDDEGQTWQQCQGQLMGWFDAEGIPNGRGGITAVDEPSVAEYADGRVMLLARSTVGRLVQSISEDGGETWTPILPSDLASSYSPPRLRQIPSTGDLLCVWNQVSRDEIKRGYRRGRLSAAISRDSGASWERFKTIEVSEGMEDVERVVPQEPITPVIGLPELGTLPEGFATFDYPNVWFAGDKVYLTYHRSWVEVDEDAGEAVTLGERKGRTRKPREMVLRIYPLAEFYR from the coding sequence ATGGCGGCTAAACCGAGTTTTCGCAAGCCAGCACCGGAAGGGGTGGTGGAGCAGACCGGCATCGGTACTGGTACAGGCAATGGGATGGTGGTCTTAGACGACGGCTCCCTGATGATGGTTGTGGGGAGTCGCTGCCATATCTCGACCGACGGCGGACAGACCTGGGGTGAGTCGCGGCCGCTGAACTGCGAAGCGATGGGAAGTTCGTCCAACCTGTCGTGTATAAAGCTACAGTCGGGCAAGCTGGCACTGGCGCACCGGGGCAAGGAGGAGGAAGGGTGGGGGACGGAGATGTTCAACTGGAATCCCTTTTATCTGTCGGTGTCTGAAGACGATGGCCAGACCTGGGCGGGCGCGTGGCCGATGGATCTGCTGGGTGGACCATACCACGATGCGATGATTCAGCTGTCGAGCGGGCGGTTGCTGATGCCCAGCCGGATCTGTCACAGCAACAGACGGCACCCTGGTTTGGAATACGAGCGGGTGAGTAGTTATGGGATCTGGAAGGGGCTGCGGTTGCAGGTGAGCGGACATTATCACTATCCGGAGGTAGATATTGCTGCGGTGAGTTATTCGGACGACGAGGGACAGACGTGGCAGCAGTGCCAGGGGCAGTTGATGGGCTGGTTCGACGCGGAGGGCATTCCCAACGGGCGCGGAGGAATCACGGCGGTGGATGAACCGAGTGTGGCGGAATACGCGGATGGGCGAGTGATGCTGCTGGCGCGATCTACGGTGGGGCGGCTGGTGCAGAGTATCAGCGAAGACGGCGGAGAGACCTGGACGCCGATTTTGCCGAGCGATCTGGCGAGTTCGTACTCGCCGCCGAGGCTACGGCAAATTCCGAGCACGGGCGACTTGCTGTGTGTGTGGAACCAGGTGTCGCGGGATGAGATCAAACGGGGCTATCGGCGGGGACGACTATCGGCGGCGATTTCCAGGGATAGTGGCGCGAGTTGGGAGCGGTTCAAGACAATCGAGGTGAGCGAGGGGATGGAGGACGTGGAGCGGGTGGTGCCGCAGGAGCCGATTACGCCGGTGATCGGGTTGCCCGAATTGGGCACGCTACCGGAGGGTTTCGCCACTTTCGACTACCCCAATGTGTGGTTTGCGGGCGATAAGGTGTACCTGACATACCACCGGAGCTGGGTGGAAGTGGATGAGGATGCCGGTGAAGCGGTGACACTGGGGGAACGGAAAGGGAGGACGAGGAAGCCGCGCGAGATGGTGCTGCGCATTTATCCACTGGCGGAGTTTTACCGCTGA
- a CDS encoding acetylxylan esterase: MQADYRTEESRIRALAELTNAPVVRNENEQIVSIGAGELKTIYFDALMYEGKPTRVYAWVGIPEGASSSHKVPGIVLIHGGGGTAFKEWVEKWNARGYAAISIAVEGQTDEREPGKPGDTRRNRWKKHPWSGPVRTGIYGDSDKPIEEQWMYHAVADAILANSLLRSLSQVDSTSVGLMGISWGGIIASTVIGIDDRFAFAIPTYGCGNLSQVANQYGRALGNNDLYKKVWDPVLRLKKVKIPTLWLSWPGDQHFPLDKQASCYRTISGPYMVCLIPGMKHGHQAGMKPPDSYAFADSVVKEGKPWAEQISSRTESGQFTVIFESSKPLDEAFLISTTDTGITGKRKWIESPAKLERIGEQWVVTATQPEGTTACFINIKSGDLTLTSDYTEIE, translated from the coding sequence GTGCAAGCTGATTACCGCACTGAGGAATCGAGAATACGCGCACTGGCAGAACTGACAAATGCGCCGGTTGTCCGCAATGAAAATGAGCAAATCGTCAGTATTGGTGCTGGTGAGTTGAAGACGATCTACTTTGATGCACTTATGTACGAGGGAAAACCAACCCGCGTCTATGCCTGGGTCGGTATCCCTGAGGGTGCATCGTCGAGCCACAAGGTCCCGGGAATCGTGTTAATCCATGGCGGTGGCGGAACCGCCTTTAAGGAGTGGGTTGAAAAGTGGAATGCCCGCGGATACGCGGCAATCAGTATCGCAGTGGAAGGGCAGACAGATGAACGGGAGCCAGGAAAACCCGGCGACACCAGGCGCAACAGGTGGAAAAAACATCCCTGGTCAGGACCAGTTCGCACAGGTATTTACGGTGACTCCGACAAACCGATTGAAGAACAGTGGATGTATCACGCCGTTGCCGATGCAATCCTGGCGAACTCACTACTTCGTTCCCTGTCGCAGGTAGATAGTACGAGCGTCGGCCTGATGGGTATCTCCTGGGGAGGCATCATTGCAAGCACTGTTATCGGTATCGACGACCGCTTTGCTTTTGCCATTCCCACTTACGGATGCGGAAACCTGTCCCAGGTGGCCAATCAATACGGCAGGGCGCTTGGAAATAATGACCTTTACAAGAAGGTATGGGATCCTGTTCTACGCTTAAAAAAAGTGAAAATCCCGACCCTGTGGCTCTCCTGGCCGGGAGACCAGCACTTTCCACTGGACAAGCAAGCCTCCTGCTATCGCACTATATCCGGGCCATACATGGTATGTCTGATCCCCGGCATGAAACACGGACATCAGGCCGGCATGAAACCTCCGGATAGCTATGCCTTCGCAGACAGCGTTGTCAAAGAGGGCAAACCCTGGGCCGAGCAAATTTCGTCCAGGACTGAGAGCGGACAGTTCACAGTGATTTTTGAATCATCAAAGCCCTTGGATGAGGCCTTTCTGATATCAACGACTGATACCGGAATAACCGGCAAAAGGAAGTGGATCGAATCACCTGCAAAGCTGGAAAGGATAGGCGAACAGTGGGTGGTAACCGCCACGCAGCCAGAAGGGACAACCGCCTGCTTTATTAACATAAAGTCAGGTGATTTAACCCTCACCTCTGACTACACAGAAATAGAATAA